Proteins from one Listeria weihenstephanensis genomic window:
- the rsmI gene encoding 16S rRNA (cytidine(1402)-2'-O)-methyltransferase has protein sequence MKSQKSFAETIDAKGILYLVPTPIGNLEDITMRAVRILKEVDLIAAEDTRNTIKLLNHFEIHTKMVSYHEHNKINRQDELIEKLQSGTTIAVVSDAGMPSISDPGYELVGAAIEAGITVVPLPGANAALTALIASGLAPQPFYFYGFLPRGNKDRETALNALNRHEETWIIYESPHRLKEVLKAMNKVLGSTRKIVLCRELTKKYEEFLRGTVEEALEWAKETEIRGEFCVIVEGNQEAPSEDEEVWWATMPIKEHVEKVMDEESVSSKEAIKQVMKTRQLPKREVYQAYHEL, from the coding sequence ATGAAAAGCCAGAAAAGTTTTGCCGAAACAATTGATGCAAAAGGGATCCTATACTTAGTTCCAACACCGATCGGTAATCTAGAAGACATCACGATGCGAGCAGTTCGGATTTTGAAAGAAGTGGATTTAATCGCAGCGGAAGACACGCGGAACACGATCAAGCTACTAAATCATTTCGAGATACATACAAAAATGGTGAGCTATCACGAACATAATAAAATCAACCGCCAAGACGAGCTCATCGAAAAATTACAGTCAGGAACAACGATCGCCGTCGTGAGTGACGCAGGAATGCCCTCGATATCCGATCCAGGCTACGAACTAGTCGGCGCGGCAATTGAAGCCGGAATCACCGTCGTGCCACTACCAGGCGCAAACGCAGCCCTAACAGCCCTGATCGCGTCCGGCCTTGCGCCACAACCATTTTATTTTTACGGTTTTCTCCCAAGAGGCAATAAAGACCGCGAGACGGCTCTAAACGCGCTAAATCGTCATGAAGAAACGTGGATCATTTACGAATCCCCACACCGCTTAAAAGAGGTTCTAAAAGCGATGAACAAAGTACTCGGAAGCACCCGCAAAATTGTATTATGCCGTGAGCTAACGAAGAAATACGAAGAGTTTTTGCGAGGAACGGTGGAAGAAGCACTAGAATGGGCGAAAGAAACCGAAATTCGCGGTGAATTTTGCGTTATTGTCGAAGGAAATCAAGAAGCTCCAAGCGAAGACGAAGAAGTTTGGTGGGCGACAATGCCAATCAAAGAGCACGTCGAAAAAGTGATGGATGAAGAATCCGTGTCATCCAAAGAAGCCATCAAGCAAGTCATGAAAACCCGTCAACTACCAAAACGCGAAGTTTACCAAGCATATCACGAACTATAA
- a CDS encoding nuclear transport factor 2 family protein has protein sequence MTKLPNIGKPATNALQLLDINTLEQVVEYDEKTLLKLHGVGPKAIRILKEALSENGLTFTGNPTKSASSGVGFAVFCDFDCDNAPKKRIIRDYLVASASGDRAALESVLEESFVWTVPGEFEIKGRDKFIAELVANLQAVSILEVQSLLSHGKEGSAHGTVTNKKGKHVYFSDIFTFQSNKPDAKISKLTSFVVIEN, from the coding sequence ATGACGAAACTACCCAATATCGGTAAGCCAGCAACAAACGCGTTGCAACTTCTAGACATAAATACGCTCGAACAAGTAGTCGAATACGACGAAAAAACGCTGCTAAAACTGCACGGCGTTGGACCAAAAGCGATTCGGATTTTAAAGGAAGCCTTGTCGGAGAATGGTTTAACATTTACAGGAAATCCAACAAAAAGCGCCTCATCAGGAGTGGGATTCGCGGTATTCTGTGATTTCGACTGCGACAACGCACCAAAAAAACGCATTATCCGAGACTATCTTGTAGCGTCCGCATCAGGTGACAGAGCCGCACTCGAAAGCGTATTAGAAGAGTCGTTCGTGTGGACAGTACCCGGCGAATTCGAAATCAAGGGCCGCGATAAATTCATCGCAGAACTAGTGGCAAACCTCCAAGCAGTCAGCATACTCGAAGTCCAGTCGCTCCTAAGCCACGGCAAAGAAGGCTCCGCCCACGGAACCGTCACAAATAAAAAAGGCAAACACGTCTACTTCTCCGACATCTTCACCTTCCAAAGCAACAAACCAGACGCCAAAATCTCAAAATTAACCTCATTCGTGGTGATAGAAAACTAA
- a CDS encoding tRNA1(Val) (adenine(37)-N6)-methyltransferase, with protein MLVGDERLDHLLAENLRIIQSPTVFSFSLDAVLLARFSYIPYQKGRVIDLCSGNGIIPLLISPRTKVPIIGVEIQERLADMARRSVSYNELTDQIEIMQQDLRDIVPILGKGKNSFVTCNPPYFALESTSIKNENEHLRIARHEVHCTLRDTIQVAADLLKQGGKASFVHRPERLLEIIDIMREYGLEPKRIQFVHPRVEREANTILIEGIKGAKPGVKYLPPIIVHDAVGEYTAQVRELLYGKE; from the coding sequence ATGTTAGTCGGAGACGAGAGGTTAGATCATTTATTAGCGGAGAATTTGCGGATTATCCAAAGCCCAACGGTGTTTTCCTTTTCGTTAGATGCAGTTTTGCTCGCTAGATTCAGCTATATTCCATACCAAAAAGGGCGTGTCATCGATCTGTGTAGCGGTAACGGCATTATTCCGCTTTTGATTAGTCCGCGAACAAAAGTACCAATCATCGGTGTCGAGATTCAAGAACGACTTGCAGATATGGCACGACGCAGCGTTTCGTACAACGAGCTTACAGATCAGATTGAAATTATGCAACAAGATTTGCGCGATATTGTGCCGATACTTGGAAAAGGAAAAAACAGCTTTGTCACCTGCAACCCGCCCTATTTTGCGCTAGAATCGACCAGTATTAAAAATGAAAATGAGCACTTGCGAATCGCGCGTCATGAGGTCCATTGCACATTGCGCGATACGATTCAAGTCGCAGCAGATTTGCTCAAACAAGGCGGAAAGGCGAGCTTTGTTCACCGTCCAGAACGTTTACTTGAAATTATTGATATCATGCGTGAATACGGCCTTGAACCAAAACGAATCCAATTTGTGCATCCGCGTGTCGAACGAGAAGCAAACACGATTTTGATTGAAGGAATAAAAGGTGCGAAACCAGGCGTGAAATACTTACCGCCAATCATTGTACACGACGCGGTTGGCGAATACACAGCCCAAGTGAGGGAGTTACTTTATGGCAAAGAGTGA
- a CDS encoding GIY-YIG nuclease family protein: MAKSETHYFYVLECKDGSYYGGYTTDVTRREAEHNAGIRCKYTRNRRPVRVIHSECFETRSEATKAESAFKKLVRKEKDTYLEKNKE, translated from the coding sequence ATGGCAAAGAGTGAAACGCATTATTTTTATGTATTAGAGTGCAAAGATGGCTCCTATTATGGCGGTTACACAACAGATGTTACGCGCCGGGAAGCCGAACATAACGCTGGAATCCGCTGTAAATATACACGAAATAGGCGTCCAGTCCGAGTGATCCATTCCGAATGTTTCGAAACCAGATCCGAGGCGACCAAAGCCGAATCAGCCTTTAAAAAATTAGTACGCAAAGAAAAAGATACCTACCTAGAAAAAAATAAGGAGTGA